A section of the Bacillus pumilus genome encodes:
- a CDS encoding ORF6C domain-containing protein, translating to MSCVTAKQLKVIRIRGTMQTFCSHLEYDGHGKLHINTIMAFIKKEFGVRKMKDIPQSRFTEALELIQDFDLYTDKIEIRDRLSERN from the coding sequence ATGAGTTGTGTCACTGCTAAGCAATTAAAGGTGATAAGAATAAGAGGGACGATGCAGACTTTTTGCAGCCATTTGGAGTATGATGGTCATGGTAAGCTTCATATCAATACCATCATGGCTTTTATTAAAAAGGAATTTGGTGTGAGGAAAATGAAAGACATTCCACAAAGCCGCTTTACTGAAGCACTTGAATTAATACAAGACTTTGATTTATACACGGATAAAATAGAAATTCGTGATCGTCTATCAGAAAGGAATTAA
- a CDS encoding immune inhibitor A domain-containing protein — translation MKKGKWTSIALTAVLSLGTLAAFSTPLSAHTTEKSTSSDGGHYSGVPFDASVVNEDRLIKALKKQGKIKKNANEAETQKALKNYLKNKEESAMKQSASTLTEEPEFLKEYKQKVHNKLAKKKKLKKHNGKESNHVKPVKKEKYKGEVRNDKVLVLLVDFKDYKHNSIKKEETDMYYDKYDQQHYQDMLFGKNGYIGPDGKRKVSMKQYYEKQSGGSYTISGTVAGWYTAKHEAAYYGGNVPDESGSDGRPRELVKEALEAAAKDPNIDLSEYDQWDRYDMDGDGVYNEPDGIIDHLMVVHAGVGEEAGGGQLGSDAIWSHRWSLGDVFEIPNTESEVGQGGKLGALDYTIEPEDGAAGVFTHEFGHDLGLPDEYDTQYTGGGEPVSYWSIMSSGSWAGKVPGTEPTGFSPYAKEMLQNLHGGNWLTGQTIDGKTLKKSKTVLIDEAATKGTNHDAVRVDLPDKEIEVTKPAQGQHAYFSGTGDNLNATMTTTGIDLSKGSKAELTFKAWYDIEEDYDYAYVEVRETGTDQWKTIAGNITNDRNEAGANEGNGIDGKSDGWVDATFDLSAYAGKKIDLQFRYTTDAGYSLPGLFVDDLNITADGTKVWSDDAEGTSTFTFNGFSKSNGKQYAAQYYLLEWRSYADVDKGLKHIKRGASLMSYNNGLVVWYVDQSYSDNWVGKHPGNGFLGVVDADQQILKWSDGSIAATGFQVHDAAFSLNPSTKLNIDYTATTGLTLVDRYIRPTRTFSDKKNYVNPKNPDAGRDVPTYGLSFKVVGQSKDRSVGKVLISKSN, via the coding sequence ATGAAAAAAGGGAAATGGACGAGTATTGCACTAACGGCTGTCCTCAGTTTAGGCACATTGGCAGCTTTCAGCACCCCTCTATCTGCCCACACCACAGAGAAATCAACATCCTCAGATGGCGGTCATTATTCAGGTGTTCCATTTGACGCAAGTGTCGTGAATGAAGACCGTCTCATCAAAGCCTTGAAAAAACAAGGAAAGATCAAAAAGAACGCCAATGAAGCAGAAACCCAAAAAGCACTAAAGAACTATCTAAAGAATAAAGAAGAATCCGCTATGAAACAAAGTGCAAGCACCTTAACAGAAGAGCCTGAATTTCTGAAAGAATACAAACAAAAGGTACATAACAAATTAGCCAAAAAGAAAAAGTTAAAGAAGCATAATGGAAAAGAAAGCAATCATGTAAAACCGGTCAAAAAAGAAAAGTATAAAGGCGAAGTTCGCAATGATAAGGTATTGGTTTTATTAGTAGATTTTAAAGATTATAAGCATAATAGTATTAAAAAAGAAGAGACTGATATGTACTATGACAAGTACGATCAACAGCACTATCAAGACATGCTTTTTGGGAAAAATGGCTACATCGGTCCAGATGGGAAACGAAAAGTATCCATGAAGCAATATTATGAGAAGCAGTCTGGCGGTAGTTATACGATCAGTGGAACGGTTGCTGGCTGGTATACAGCGAAGCATGAAGCAGCCTATTATGGCGGGAACGTACCTGATGAATCAGGCAGTGACGGTAGACCGCGTGAATTGGTGAAAGAAGCACTAGAAGCTGCAGCAAAGGACCCTAATATTGATCTTAGTGAATATGATCAATGGGATCGATATGATATGGATGGAGACGGCGTTTATAACGAACCAGACGGCATCATTGACCATTTGATGGTCGTTCATGCTGGTGTAGGTGAAGAAGCTGGCGGCGGACAGCTTGGCTCTGATGCGATTTGGTCGCACCGCTGGTCACTTGGTGATGTATTTGAAATTCCAAACACAGAATCTGAAGTTGGACAAGGCGGAAAGTTAGGTGCGTTAGATTACACCATTGAGCCTGAAGATGGTGCGGCAGGCGTATTCACACATGAATTCGGACATGACCTTGGTCTTCCTGATGAGTACGATACACAGTACACAGGCGGAGGCGAGCCCGTTTCCTACTGGTCGATCATGTCAAGCGGAAGCTGGGCAGGTAAAGTCCCTGGAACGGAACCAACAGGCTTTAGTCCATATGCGAAAGAAATGCTTCAAAACTTGCATGGCGGTAACTGGCTTACTGGACAAACCATCGATGGTAAAACATTAAAGAAAAGCAAAACAGTGCTGATTGATGAAGCAGCAACAAAAGGAACGAACCATGATGCGGTTCGGGTAGATTTACCAGATAAAGAGATTGAGGTCACAAAACCTGCTCAAGGACAACATGCGTACTTTAGCGGAACGGGTGACAATTTAAATGCGACCATGACGACAACAGGTATCGATTTGTCGAAAGGGAGCAAAGCAGAGCTGACATTTAAAGCATGGTACGATATCGAAGAAGATTATGACTATGCATATGTAGAAGTTCGTGAAACAGGAACCGATCAGTGGAAGACGATTGCTGGTAACATCACAAACGATCGAAATGAAGCTGGAGCGAACGAAGGCAATGGAATTGACGGAAAATCAGATGGATGGGTAGATGCAACCTTTGATCTTTCTGCTTATGCAGGGAAGAAAATCGACCTGCAATTCCGTTATACAACCGATGCAGGTTATTCACTGCCAGGCTTATTTGTAGATGATTTAAACATCACTGCAGATGGAACGAAAGTATGGTCAGATGATGCCGAGGGCACGTCTACTTTCACTTTTAACGGATTCTCGAAATCAAATGGAAAACAATATGCAGCACAATACTATTTACTAGAGTGGCGCTCTTATGCTGACGTCGATAAAGGCTTAAAGCATATCAAACGCGGGGCAAGTCTAATGAGCTATAATAACGGTTTGGTCGTGTGGTATGTCGATCAATCCTACAGTGATAACTGGGTAGGAAAACACCCAGGGAACGGTTTCCTTGGTGTAGTAGATGCAGATCAGCAAATATTGAAGTGGAGTGACGGCTCTATTGCTGCTACAGGTTTCCAAGTACATGATGCTGCATTTTCTTTGAACCCAAGTACGAAGCTCAATATTGATTATACAGCGACAACTGGCTTAACTTTGGTAGATCGCTATATTCGCCCGACTCGTACATTTAGTGATAAAAAGAATTATGTGAATCCAAAAAATCCAGATGCAGGACGTGATGTGCCAACATACGGTCTATCCTTTAAAGTTGTTGGACAAAGTAAGGATCGTTCTGTTGGAAAGGTATTAATTTCTAAAAGTAACTAA
- a CDS encoding DUF1304 domain-containing protein — translation MNILAIILVGIVALEHLVIMLLEMFFMESKMAKRSFKLPEHLQKDPNVKVMFANQGLYNGFLAAGLIWGLILGSNTVGYMIQLFFILCVIIAAVFGGVTSNKSIIVKQGVPALLALIALILAM, via the coding sequence TTGAATATTTTAGCAATAATACTAGTAGGGATTGTCGCATTAGAACACCTTGTCATTATGTTATTAGAAATGTTTTTTATGGAATCAAAGATGGCAAAAAGATCCTTTAAGCTGCCAGAACACTTGCAAAAAGATCCAAATGTAAAAGTGATGTTTGCCAATCAGGGGCTTTATAACGGGTTTTTGGCTGCTGGACTCATTTGGGGGCTCATTCTCGGATCGAATACTGTTGGATATATGATTCAGCTATTTTTCATTCTTTGCGTGATCATCGCTGCGGTATTCGGCGGTGTGACATCTAATAAATCAATCATCGTCAAGCAAGGCGTACCAGCGCTGCTTGCATTAATTGCGCTTATCCTGGCAATGTAA
- a CDS encoding type 1 glutamine amidotransferase domain-containing protein: MSKKVLLVSTSSSEMNGHPTGLWLEELAEPFHIFKENELDVQIVSIQGGTVPIDKNSIPEGVPAQYQDVYELLQDTKALTDVNPADYDGIFFAGGHGPMIDFASNQLVADAILTISNKNGAVGAVCHGVSAFVDVKDQDGKSFIEGKKITGFTNEEEEAVQLTSKVPFLLETKLREQGAAFEKGDAFAPYAVVDGKIITGQNPGSSAETARLFVKTIS; encoded by the coding sequence ATGAGTAAGAAAGTGTTATTAGTATCCACAAGCAGTTCAGAAATGAACGGACATCCAACAGGCTTATGGCTAGAAGAATTGGCAGAGCCATTTCATATTTTTAAAGAAAATGAATTAGACGTTCAAATTGTCTCGATTCAAGGTGGAACTGTTCCTATTGATAAAAATTCCATTCCAGAAGGTGTTCCAGCGCAATATCAAGATGTATATGAATTACTTCAAGACACAAAGGCGCTTACAGATGTGAACCCAGCTGATTATGATGGCATTTTCTTTGCAGGAGGACACGGCCCAATGATCGACTTTGCATCTAATCAATTGGTAGCCGATGCAATCTTAACAATTTCAAACAAAAATGGTGCAGTCGGTGCTGTTTGTCACGGCGTTTCAGCATTCGTTGATGTGAAGGATCAAGATGGCAAATCATTCATCGAAGGCAAAAAAATCACAGGCTTTACAAACGAAGAAGAGGAAGCTGTGCAGCTGACATCAAAGGTGCCATTTTTATTGGAAACAAAACTTCGTGAGCAAGGGGCAGCGTTTGAAAAAGGAGATGCCTTTGCACCATACGCAGTAGTTGACGGAAAAATCATTACTGGACAAAATCCAGGTTCCAGTGCAGAAACAGCACGCCTGTTTGTTAAAACCATTTCATAA